A region of the Streptococcus suis genome:
ACATTGAGGGAGTAATCTGAGCTACCAGCCTTTAAGTAGTTGAGATAGTTTTCTTTGTCTTCTGGACTGCCGTTGACAATCTTGTTTGCTAGAGCTGATGCTGCTGCGAAACCTGTCGCATATTGATAGACATAGAAATTGTAATAGAAGTGTGGAATACGAGCCCACTCAAACTGGATTTCTGGATTTTCTTCTGCAGAAAGTCCGTAATATTTCTCGTTTGTCTGACCGTACAATTCATTTAGAAAATCAGCCGTCAAGACCTGACCTTCCTGGTCTGCCTTATAGATAGCTTGTTCAAACTCGGCAAATTGGGTCTGGCGGAAGACTGTACCACGGAAACCATCTAGGTAATGGTTGAGAATAGCAAAGCGTTCCTTGTCATCTTCTACTTCTGCCAAGAGTTTTTCAGTCAAAAGATTTTCATTGGTTGTTGAAGCAATTTCTGCCAAGAAGAGGGAATAATGACCATAGACATAGGGTTGAGTCTTACGAGTCAACATAGAGTGAAGAGAATGCCCTGTTTCATGGATAAGGGTGTACATGTTATCCAAGTTATCCTGCCAATTGAGAAGCATGAAGGCGTTGGTATCGTAGGCCCCACCTGAATAGGCTCCTGAGCGTTTTCCTTCATTAACATGGACATCAATCCAGCGGTTTTCGAAGGCTTCTTTTACGATAGCAGAGTAATCTTCGCCGAAGATTTCCAAGGTTTCTTGACATTTTTTAAGAGCATCTTCGTAAGAAATCTTAGTACTAAAATCTGACAATGGTGTGTACATATCGTACATCTTCAAGTCCTCAATCCCCAGGAGTTTCTTACGCAAATTGATATAACGGTGCAAGAGCGGAAGGTGCTTGTTGACTGCCGCCACTAATGTATCGTAAACGGATTCTGGAATGAAATTAGCTGCAAGTGATGCGTGACGAGCTGAGTCGTACTTCCGTAAACGAGCTTTCAGGTTATTGACTTTGACATTAGACTGAAGGGTCTTAGCGTATGTATGCTGGAACTGCTCGTAGGTACCGTACATAGCTTCGTATGCTTCTTGGCGGACATCACGGTTTTTAGACTCCATAAAGTGGATGTAGTTTCCGTGTGAAAGTGGCACCAAGTGACCGTCTTCATCTGCGATTTCTGGGAAACGCAGACTGGCATTGTCCAAGACTGAGAAGGTTTCAGCAGGTGATTCAAAAATCTCGCTGGTTGCTGCCAATACTTCTTCCACCTCTTGTGACAGGACATGGTCCTTAGCCGCTAAAAGTTTTTCAAATTGGTGGCTGTACTGAACAAGAGTAGGCTCTTCTGCCTTAAAGGCCTCCAGCTGCTCTTCAGTAATGGCCATAAATTCAGGCTCATAGAAGGCAAAAGCCTGTGAAAAGGCAGCATACAAGCCCATGGCCTTAGCTTGAAATTCCTGATATTTGCCTTCACGAGTATCTTGGTCGTTCTTCATAGACGCATAGACATAGAGTTTTTCAATGCGACGCATGAGACCGAGTTGCGTTTCGCTAATTTCTAAGAGACTTTTAGCTGAGTCCAGCAAATGACCTGCAAATTCTTTTGTTTTTTCAGTTTCAGCTTGTAAATCTACAAGTTCTGCCTCCCAGGCATCATCGGTTGGGAAAACAGTGGTCAAGTCCCACTGGTATTTTTCTTCAATTTCATGACGTTGTTTAGACATAATTAATCCTCCGTATCCTTTATTCTAACATAAAAAATCCCCTCTTTCCAACGGAAAGTGAGGGCTTATTGGTTACTATTCAACTGGAAAACAATTTTTGCCATTCGCCATCGCAAGTCGCCACTAGGCTAACAAAGTCTACAACCTTCACCAACAGTAGCATGACTAACATAAAATATTGAGCATATTTTCAAAAGTAATATATATACCTCCATCAGCTATCTCTATTTACATTGGTTTTCTATAAATGATAGGTGGATACAAGATTTGTTTTCTCTTATCTTTTGCTTTGTCGTAAAACCGATCAAATGCTTGGTAAATCGGTGTCAGGTCTTGCTTGATTTGGGCAAAGCCAATGGCAGAGCGGGGTAGACGGATGTGGGGATACCATTCTTCTGCCGTCTTTGTCAGCAAATTCTCCCCTCGGCTATAAGACTCTGCCTGCAGGGCTAACCAATTGGGGGATTTGTAATAAAGCTGTTGAGCAATGTAGCGAGGCAAATCCCTATCTAACGGGCAAGTAAGATGCGATAAAGCTTGCTTGGCAAAAGGCAGACGCAAGATTTCCAATAAATTTCCCTCGCCAAATGGAAAAACCTTTGTCAGACAGTGGACCTTACCTCGTAAGTCTTCGTGAATAAGGTGACGAAGACGCAATTCTTTTTTCTCGTCATCCAACTCCCAGAGATGAAACCCCATATTCATACTAAAATACAGAAATTGTTTGTGGAGATTGGTCAGCCGTTCTCCAAGCCAGAGATCCTTTCCCAGAAGCCACAGAACGGCTATACCTGCTTGTTGGTAGGCCATAGTCCGTTCCTGCAAGCGTGAAATAGACAGGCTAGAACACTGGACTTCCAAGGCAAGTTGCTGATTAACCAAGATATCTGCCACCTGCTTGGTTGCAGGAAGATAGGCCTCTAACTCTACTTCTTCCTGACCCTGTAACCACTTATACAAACTGGACTTGAGGGACAGGTGCTGGGCGGACTCATTCTCGGACCAGAAATCACAATCCCGCAGGGTTTGGTGGGCAAAGTGCGAACGCAGAATTTTTCCAGACCGATAGCGGACCTTGCCCGCACAGGCTGGGCAGAAATACTCTTCCTTTTTCACCTCTGGTTTTTCCAAAAGATTGACAGTTTTTCCTTTTTGATCGACGGCTACTAACATAGACTCTCCTTTCCTTATTAGTTCGGAATTTGTGGTAGAATGGTGGAAAGGAGATAGAAAATGACAAAAAAATTTGATAAATGGGAAAAGGACGGCATTAGTTCGGAATTTGTGGTAGAATGGTGGAAAGGAGATAGAAAATGACAAAAAAATTTGATAAATGGGAAAAGGACGGCTTCATTCTGCAGTCCTTTCAAGCGGGCTTTGCGGAGAAGTATTATGAGGACTGTTTTACCAAGCCTTCCGCTGAAATTGATCGCCTGACGGGGAGTTCGGGAACTTATAAGAAAGAGGATGTTGTCAGTTACTACAACCGGATTGTCACTGACCCTAATCGGTTTGATTTTATGCTGATTGCACCCGACGGGACCTTTATCGGCGAGTCGGTTATCAATGAACTGGATAGGGAAAACAGCTCTGCTAACTTCCGTATTGTTATCTTTGACGAGGACTATCTGGGACAAGGTCTGGGCTCTTGGGCAGTTGAGAAAACCAGGGATTTCGCTTTTGAACAAGTCGGCCTGCACCGCTTGGAACTAGAAGTTTTTTCCTTCAATCCGCGTGCCAAGCGTGCCTATGAAAAAGCCGGCTTTCGTTTGGAAGGCGTCAAGCGTGACAGCCAAAAAACAGCAGACGGCTACGCCGACACCCTCATCATGTCTATCTTAGAAGACGAATGGAAAGCACTCAAAAAACCAGCCGACTAGGACTGGTTTTTGTATCTTTTCTAAGCAATCCTACCCAATCTGACTGCCGTTTGGCACAGATGGATCGACTGTTAAGAGTGTTAAATTGTCACCATGTTCGGCTGAGAGGATCATGCCCTGGCTGAGCAAGCCCATCATCTTACGTGGCTTGAGATTAGCAACGATTTGGACTTTCTTGCCGACCAACTCTTGCTCATTTGGATAGTACTTGGCGATACCAGATAGGATTTGACGGTCCTGGCCATCACCTGCGTCCAGACGGAATTTGAGCAGCTTGTCAGAGCCCTCCACCTTGGCTACTTCCTTGACTTCGGCCACGCGGATTTCCACCTTATCAAAGTCCTCGAACTTGATCGCAGCTTTTTCGTTTTTGAGTTCCACGTCAGCTGGGTTCCACTCTTTTTCTTCCTCTTGGGAAATAGCAGAGCTACCACCCATTTGGGCTTGGATATAGGCGATTTCCTCTTCCATATCCAGACGTGGGAAGATAGGCGTGCCTTTTGCAACCACAGTCAAACCAGCTGGAAGGCCTGCAAAATCAAGGTTTTCAAGGTCAAATGCTGTTCCCAAACCAAGCTGTTCCATAATAGCATTAGACGTCGTCATCATGAATGGCTGAATGAGGTGAGCCACCACACGAAGACCTGCTGTCAAGTGGGCCATAACTGCTGCCAACTTGTCACGGTCAGCTTCGTCTTTTGCCAAGACCCACGGAGCTGTTTCATCGATGTACTTGTTGGTACGGGAAATGATATTCCAAACAGCTTCCAGAGCGCGTGGATAGTCAACAGCTTCCATATACTTGTGGTAGCTTGCTAAGTTTTCAGCCACTACTGCTGCCAAGTCCGCATCAAAATCTGTCACGTTGGCAACAAAAGTTGGCACCTGACCACCGAAATACTTGTTAAGCATAGCAACAGTTCGGTTGAGCAAGTTTCCAAGGTCGTTGGCCAGTTCGTAGTTGATACGACCAACATAATCTTCTGGTGTAAAGGTGCCGTCAGAGCCGACTGGCAGACTACGCATGAGGTAATAACGCAGTGGATCCAAGCCGAAACGCTCGACCAACATTTCTGGATAGACTACATTGCCCTTAGACTTGGACATCTTGCCATCTTTCATGACAAACCAACCATGAGCAACCAAGCGGTCTGGCAACTTCATGTCCAACATCATGAGCATGATTGGCCAATAAATAGAGTGAAAACGAAGAATGTCCTTACCAACCATGTGGTAAACTGTTCCATTCCAGAACTTGTCGTAGTTGGCTGTTTCTTCCTGACCATAACCCAAGGCCGTCGCATAGTTGAGTAGAGCATCAATCCAAACATAGACAACGTGTTTAGGATTGGACGGTACAGGCACGCCCCAAGTAAATGATGTCCGAGATACTGCCAAATCTTCCAATCCTGGCTCGATGAAGTTTTTCATGATTTCATTGAGACGACCGTCCGGCTGGATAAAGTCTGGATGAGCATTGAAAAACTCGACCAATTTATCCTGATACTTGCTGAGGCGAAGGAAGTAGGATTCTTCTGAAACCCAGGCAACCTCGTGACCGCTGGGAGCGATACCGCCTGTTACCTTGCCGTTTTTATCTCGGAAGACCTCTTCTAATTGGCTCTCGGTGAAAAATTCCTCGTCTGATACGGAGTACCATCCAGAATACTCTCCCAAGTAAATGTCGTCCTGCGCCAGCAATTTTTCAAAAACAGCCGCCACTACTTCCTCGTGGTAATCGTCGGTCGTGCGGATGAACTTGTCGTAAGAGATGTCTAGCAAGTTCCAGAGCTCTTTAACGCCAACCGCCATGCCGTCAACGTAGGCCTGAGGTGTCAGACCTGCTTCTTTAGCCTTCTCTTCAATCTTCTGGCCGTGCTCATCAAGCCCTGTCAGGTAGAAAACCTCGTGCCCCATGAGACGCTTGTAGCGAGCCAAGACATCGCAGGCAATAGTTGTGTAGGCCGAGCCAATATGGAGCTTGCCAGACGGATAATAAATCGGTGTGGTGATATAAAACGGTGTTTTTGTCATATTTTTTCCTTTCAAATTCAGGGCAAATGAAACCCTGTTATTGACAACATCCTATTTTATCATATTTTCAGCTAAATCACAAAGCGGTTCTAAATACAAGCCGAGTAGAAAGTTAATGTCTATCTTCTCTATAAAATTATAGTTCTGTTCTTGTCAATTGACGAATAGCGAAAAACCGGAACCAGTTTGGAACTGTTTCCGGTGTTCTTATACAATATGGAGCTGTTCAAATACATTTTCCAAATCAGCTATCATTTCTCGATGAAAATCTAAATAATAGGTTTTCTGGTCAGAATCTGGCAGTTTTTCAATATCAGCTAAGATTGCTTGATAACGATGGAGAATTTTCTTACCAGCTTCTTTATCTATCTCGTCAATATTACCAATACCTGCTGCTATTTCATCCAAACTGTCATATTTTGCAAGTACATCCTCGGTCCACTCACGCTTGTCTTTGTTAAGTGTGACAATCTTTTCTGTCAGCCAGTCTTCATAACTTTCCTCTTCTGTCAAAGACTGGCTATTAGCGGCGGTCTTAGTCACTCGGTCGGATTTACTAGGACGAAGGTAATTCCGATAAAACCAGACGGCAAAAAGAATGACGAGAATGATATTGAATGGAAAAACAAAGCTAAGGGTGAACAGTACGGTCAGCCACAAAATCAACTTGAAATCTCTTGCCGCTTTCTCTGCATGTCTGTTCTTCTCCTCCCACTCATCCAATATAGCTTGGGCTTGTGCAGTATAGGTTTCAACCAATTTTGCCAGTCGTACCTTTTTCTCTGGGTCGTCTTCCAGTTCCATTGCCAGATAGGCTTGGTTCATGCGGGCCTTGGCCACCTCATAAGTCTGGACAGTCGCTAAGTATTCCGCATTGCTATTCATCTGATTCAGCAAGCGATCCGTCTGCCCTTTGATAAAAGTCCGATCTCGTGATGTTAATTTACGGTAAGGC
Encoded here:
- the pepF gene encoding oligoendopeptidase F; this encodes MSKQRHEIEEKYQWDLTTVFPTDDAWEAELVDLQAETEKTKEFAGHLLDSAKSLLEISETQLGLMRRIEKLYVYASMKNDQDTREGKYQEFQAKAMGLYAAFSQAFAFYEPEFMAITEEQLEAFKAEEPTLVQYSHQFEKLLAAKDHVLSQEVEEVLAATSEIFESPAETFSVLDNASLRFPEIADEDGHLVPLSHGNYIHFMESKNRDVRQEAYEAMYGTYEQFQHTYAKTLQSNVKVNNLKARLRKYDSARHASLAANFIPESVYDTLVAAVNKHLPLLHRYINLRKKLLGIEDLKMYDMYTPLSDFSTKISYEDALKKCQETLEIFGEDYSAIVKEAFENRWIDVHVNEGKRSGAYSGGAYDTNAFMLLNWQDNLDNMYTLIHETGHSLHSMLTRKTQPYVYGHYSLFLAEIASTTNENLLTEKLLAEVEDDKERFAILNHYLDGFRGTVFRQTQFAEFEQAIYKADQEGQVLTADFLNELYGQTNEKYYGLSAEENPEIQFEWARIPHFYYNFYVYQYATGFAAASALANKIVNGSPEDKENYLNYLKAGSSDYSLNVIAKAGVDMTKEDYLNDAFKVFEARLEELEALVEKGVHL
- a CDS encoding competence protein CoiA, producing the protein MLVAVDQKGKTVNLLEKPEVKKEEYFCPACAGKVRYRSGKILRSHFAHQTLRDCDFWSENESAQHLSLKSSLYKWLQGQEEVELEAYLPATKQVADILVNQQLALEVQCSSLSISRLQERTMAYQQAGIAVLWLLGKDLWLGERLTNLHKQFLYFSMNMGFHLWELDDEKKELRLRHLIHEDLRGKVHCLTKVFPFGEGNLLEILRLPFAKQALSHLTCPLDRDLPRYIAQQLYYKSPNWLALQAESYSRGENLLTKTAEEWYPHIRLPRSAIGFAQIKQDLTPIYQAFDRFYDKAKDKRKQILYPPIIYRKPM
- a CDS encoding N-acetyltransferase; the encoded protein is MTKKFDKWEKDGFILQSFQAGFAEKYYEDCFTKPSAEIDRLTGSSGTYKKEDVVSYYNRIVTDPNRFDFMLIAPDGTFIGESVINELDRENSSANFRIVIFDEDYLGQGLGSWAVEKTRDFAFEQVGLHRLELEVFSFNPRAKRAYEKAGFRLEGVKRDSQKTADGYADTLIMSILEDEWKALKKPAD
- a CDS encoding methionine--tRNA ligase (methionine--tRNA ligase; MetRS; adds methionine to tRNA(Met) with cleavage of ATP to AMP and diphosphate; some MetRS enzymes form dimers depending on a C-terminal domain that is also found in other proteins such as Trbp111 in Aquifex aeolicus and the cold-shock protein CsaA from Bacillus subtilis while others do not; four subfamilies exist based on sequence motifs and zinc content) encodes the protein MTKTPFYITTPIYYPSGKLHIGSAYTTIACDVLARYKRLMGHEVFYLTGLDEHGQKIEEKAKEAGLTPQAYVDGMAVGVKELWNLLDISYDKFIRTTDDYHEEVVAAVFEKLLAQDDIYLGEYSGWYSVSDEEFFTESQLEEVFRDKNGKVTGGIAPSGHEVAWVSEESYFLRLSKYQDKLVEFFNAHPDFIQPDGRLNEIMKNFIEPGLEDLAVSRTSFTWGVPVPSNPKHVVYVWIDALLNYATALGYGQEETANYDKFWNGTVYHMVGKDILRFHSIYWPIMLMMLDMKLPDRLVAHGWFVMKDGKMSKSKGNVVYPEMLVERFGLDPLRYYLMRSLPVGSDGTFTPEDYVGRINYELANDLGNLLNRTVAMLNKYFGGQVPTFVANVTDFDADLAAVVAENLASYHKYMEAVDYPRALEAVWNIISRTNKYIDETAPWVLAKDEADRDKLAAVMAHLTAGLRVVAHLIQPFMMTTSNAIMEQLGLGTAFDLENLDFAGLPAGLTVVAKGTPIFPRLDMEEEIAYIQAQMGGSSAISQEEEKEWNPADVELKNEKAAIKFEDFDKVEIRVAEVKEVAKVEGSDKLLKFRLDAGDGQDRQILSGIAKYYPNEQELVGKKVQIVANLKPRKMMGLLSQGMILSAEHGDNLTLLTVDPSVPNGSQIG